One window of Camelina sativa cultivar DH55 chromosome 4, Cs, whole genome shotgun sequence genomic DNA carries:
- the LOC104780911 gene encoding protein AE7-like 1, which translates to MTLGLINANPVVQAKKERLVRTQEDQYRDDGVDPLDIYEYVRDIRDPEHPYTLEQLSVLSEESVTVDDKLDRILIKFTPTVQHCSMATIIGLCLRAKLNERLPLHYKVDILVSPGSHADEDSVNKQLNDKERVAAAMENPNLRQLVDECIFSDEI; encoded by the exons atgacTCTCGGACTGATAAACGCGAATCCAGTTGTGCAAGCCAAGAAGGAACGCCTCGTTCGTACACAAGAAGATCAGTATAGAGATGATGGTGTTGATCCTCTTGACATCTAtg AGTATGTAAGAGACATAAGAGATCCAGAACACCCTTATACCTTGGAGCAGCTAAGTGTTCTCTCTGAAGAATCTGTTACTGTCGATGACAAGCTCGATCGCATCTT GATTAAGTTTACACCGACGGTTCAGCATTGTAGTATGGCAACTATAATTGGTCTTTGTCTGAGAGCTAAGCTTAACGAACGTTTGCCACTTCATTATAAG GTTGATATCCTAGTGTCTCCTGGTTCCCACGCCGATGAAGATTCAG TGAATAAACAATTGAATGATAAAGAACGGGTGGCGGCTGCAATGGAGAATCCTAATCTCCGTCAGCTTGTGGATGAGTGTATCTTCTccgatgagatatga
- the LOC104780913 gene encoding AP-3 complex subunit sigma, translating into MIKAVMMMNTQGKPRLAKFYDYTPVEKQQELIRGVFSVLCSRPENVSNFLEIDSLFGPDSRLVYKHYATLYFVLVFDGSENELAMLDLIQVLVETLDKCFSNVCELDIVFNYSKMHAVLDEIVFGGQVLETSSAEVMKAVEEISKLEAASNSISLVPKSVSGWRGR; encoded by the exons ATGATAAAggcagtgatgatgatgaacacaCAAGGCAAGCCACGGCTAGCTAAATTCTACGATTACACG CCTGTGGAGAAGCAGCAGGAGCTGATCCGCGGCGTGTTTTCAG TACTGTGCAGTAGACCTGAGAACGTAAGCAATTTTCTGGAGATCGATTCGTTGTTTGGCCCG GACTCTCGGCTTGTATACAAGCACTATGCTACACTCTATTTTGTGCTTGTATTTGATGGTTCTGAAAATGAGCTTGCTATGCTTGATCTCATTCAAG TTCTTGTTGAAACACTGGACAAATGCTTCAGCAATGTCTGTGAACTCGACATTGTGTTCAACTACAGCAAG ATGCACGCAGTGTTAGATGAGATTGTATTTGGAGGACAGGTACTAGAAACTAGTTCTGCCGAAGTCATGAAAGCTGTTGAAGAAATATCAAA ATTAGAAGCTGCCTCAAATTCAATTTCACTTGTGCCGAAGTCTGTTTCCGGCTGGCGTGGCCGATAA
- the LOC104780912 gene encoding protein N-lysine methyltransferase METTL21A-like, producing MLQIGYNEVDGENISSSEPEIQLYRIDSIESTVMIRQLPSLGISFKLWLPATTLVTLLDNYRRDPSTSPLTRTLSTFQSEGSDSPSSPLNVVELGSGTGIVGIAAAATLGANVTVTDLPNVIENLRFNADANAEAAARFGGKVHVASLRWGEIDDVEALGQNVDLVLASDVVYHEHLYEPLLKTLRFMLLVEGSKRVFLMSHLKRWKKESIFFKKARKLFDVDVIHCDDPQEGSRIGVVVYRFAPKNQTFSSVKDSSFVC from the coding sequence ATGCTTCAAATCGGATATAACGAAGTCGACGGTGAGAATATCTCTTCCAGTGAACCGGAAATTCAGTTGTACCGGATCGATTCGATCGAATCAACGGTTATGATCCGGCAATTACCGTCGCTGGGCATCTCCTTCAAGCTCTGGCTTCCTGCAACAACTCTCGTCACGCTTCTCGATAACTACCGTCGTGACCCAAGCACCAGCCCACTCACTCGCACCTTATCGACATTCCAATCCGAGGGTTCAGATTCTCCTTCTTCACCGCTTAACGTCGTCGAGCTCGGATCTGGAACCGGAATCGTCGGAATCGCGGCGGCTGCGACGCTTGGTGCCAATGTCACGGTGACGGATCTCCCAAACGTGATCGAGAATCTCAGATTCAACGCAGACGCGAACGCTGAAGCCGCGGCTAGATTCGGTGGGAAAGTCCACGTGGCGTCTCTACGTTGGGGTGAAATCGATGACGTGGAAGCTTTGGGTCAAAACGTTGACTTGGTTTTAGCGTCTGACGTGGTTTACCACGAGCATCTTTATGAACCTCTCCtaaaaacgctgcgttttatgCTCTTAGTAGAAGGATCCAAGAGAGTGTTTCTCATGTCTCACCTCAAGAGATGGAAGAAAGAATCGATCTTTTTCAAGAAAGCTCGGAAGCTCTTCGATGTCGATGTTATACACTGTGATGATCCTCAAGAAGGTTCTAGAATCGGAGTTGTTGTTTACCGTTTTGCACcgaaaaatcaaacctttagCAGTGTAAaagattcttcttttgtttgttaa